Genomic segment of Limnohabitans sp. INBF002:
CAGCTCTTGGGCAATATGACGGCGCTTGAAAACGTCATGCTGCCGCTGGAGTTGGCAGGCTTGCCTAACCCCCGTGCAGCCGCCAAAGACATGCTGGTGCGTGTGGGCTTGGGCGAGCGTTTGGGCCATTACCCCAAAGTGCTGTCGGGTGGTGAACAGCAACGCGTGGCCTTGGCCCGCGCCTTTGTGGTCAAACCCACGCTGCTACTGGCCGACGAACCCACAGGCAGCTTGGACCATGCCAGCGGTGAGCGCATCATGGATTTGATGTTTGAATTGAACAAAGAGCTGGGCACCACCTTGGTGTTGGTGACGCATGATTTGAAGCTGGCTGCCAAGTGCGACCAAGCCATCACGATAGAAGCGGGACAGGTCAAGGGATAATCAACCCATATGTCTTCAGCCCCTAAAGTTCTCTTCGGCTTTCACGCCGTTGGCGTGCGCGTCAAAACAGCGCCGCAAT
This window contains:
- a CDS encoding ABC transporter ATP-binding protein, with product MTQPSFEKSSTSPLMVVSHLSKSVQDASGTLHILRDIDFHLAPQQSLAIVGASGSGKSTLLSIMAGLDTPTQGTVWLGGVDMFAMDEDARAALRARQVGFVFQSFQLLGNMTALENVMLPLELAGLPNPRAAAKDMLVRVGLGERLGHYPKVLSGGEQQRVALARAFVVKPTLLLADEPTGSLDHASGERIMDLMFELNKELGTTLVLVTHDLKLAAKCDQAITIEAGQVKG